AGGTGCTGGTCTTGGTCTGATTGCGAGCGGTCTGTTAGCGCTTATCTTACAGACGGTCTTTAAGGCTTCGTTCGCAGCAACGGGGCGGGAACAAATCGAAGGCTATACGGGTATCGTCGCAGTCGTTGTCATGTTGTTCGTCGGCTACTGGTTGCATTCAAAAAGCGCTGTCGCCAAACGAAAACACTTTTTGTCGACGCTTTCGACGACATCGCTCTTCTTCGTCAGTTTCTTGACGATCTTCCGGGAAGGTGCCGAAACGTTGTTGTTCTATATTGGAATGGCACCAGCGATGACAAAGACGGCCTTATTATCAGGGATTGCTCTCGCAATCCTCATCATCGGGCTTGTCTCATATGCCGTCATCCAGATCGGTGTTCGCTTACCAATCCATCGTCTGTTCCAAGTCGCGTCATGGTTGATTTATCTGATGGCGTTTAAGATTCTTGGGACAAGTCTCCACGCGTTGCAACTGACGAACGTCTTGCCAATTCATCCGATTAATGGACTTGGAACGGTTGGCTGGCTTGGTTTTTATCCGACGCTTGAGACGCTGCTGCCACAAGTCGTTCTCATCGTGCTGATTGCCTTGTTTACGATGTGGCAAAAGCGACGCGCAGCATCGATCCTGACAGCAGCTTGATCCATTTTTCAATTTCAGGTTTCATCTATTATGTTTCGGGTATAACTTCCTATCAGCAGCTTGCTGCATGAAGGAGAGGGATTTTTATGCTTGAAACACGCATCGTACGAAACATGACCGCTGTCGACGCAGAAGTGACGAGCCTCAAATCAAGTGGTTATTCGAATAAACAGATTTACATCTTTGCAAAAGACGAAGAACTCGCAGAACGAATCGCGAACGATACACAAACATTACCGTATCGTGTGACGAAAAAGTCGTTCTTTGAGACACTTTTGTCAGCCGTCCGGAGTAACCGGAATGACCGGATTGCGCAGTTGTCTGAACTCGGTATGACGAAGGATGTTGCTGAAGGGCTAGAAGACGAAGTCCGTCACGGTCGGATCGTCATTGTTGGATCGAAGTCTGATTTACTGAACCCAGCGTTTGCAGCATCCTACGTGACAGATGAAGCAACCGATTATGGAGCTGGTGTACCTAAGCTTGAGGATGAGGAAACGACGACGACGTTACCCGCGGATCAAAATGTGAAGTTAAAAGATGAATAATACTTAGACCTCCTGTTTCTCAGTCTAGAGACAGGAGGTTTTTGTTTAGCCTCTTCTTGGAAGGGAATGGGAAAGATGAGAGGAGGAAGGACGATGCATTTCTTGTATGTCGGCTATTATAATGCGGAACAGATGGACGCCTTATCGAAAGACGAAATCGATACGTTGATGGCTCGATGTGACTCCCTAATGGAGATCTTCAATGAACAAGTCAACGTCATTTCAGACTGGCACCCGGGTTTAGCGACACGAGCGATTTATTGGCGCGATGGGGTCGTACAGACAAAAGAAGAACCGGATCGCTCAAAGGGAGAACAGATTGGTAGTTTGATCGTCTTTGAAGCACGCGATTTTGATCAGGCGATGGAACTCGCCTCTCTTCACCCGACGACTCAAGTCGCTGAAGGGGAAACGTACGGTTGGCGCGCTGAAGTCCGACCGTTATCGGAGGAATCCTGATGTACGGATTGTTAACGACATTTACGACCCAACCTGGGCAACGCGATCAAGTCACCCGTTTACTCCTTGAGGCAGCAACTTCGTTAGAAACACATTTAGACTGTCGCCAGTATATCATTAGTATTTCCGATGAACCCGATGTTTTATATGTTCGTGAAATCTGGACGGATGCCAGTGCTCATCTTGCGTCCTTAGAGTTACCCCTGACACGCCAATTGATTGCGCAAGCACGACCATTGCTCCAACATGTCGAACGCGTTCTTGAGGATCGTCCCATTGGAGGAAAAGGCTTATGACGGTAAATAAAAACCCCTTCTTTCACAAAAAGAAGGGGTTGAATCATTTAAGGCGTTGTCCATTCGATATCAATGACGTCCGACGCTCGAACCATTCGGCGCATACCGGTCGACGTGACGAGTTCAATCGTTCCCCGATCGTGGAAAATCGCTTGAATCGAACCGGATACCGTATCGAGTTGTTTTAATCGGACCTGGACCGTTTGTCCTGTCCGGACGGCACGTTCCATGATGTGTTGCAAAGAGAGACGATCACGAGTAAGTGTCTCTTCGCGTGATTGATACAAATGTTCAAGATGAAGGATGTGCTGGCGTGAAGTCAGTTGTTTCCACTTGCGATTCGATCGTTTTTTAGATGCGAA
This window of the Exiguobacterium acetylicum genome carries:
- a CDS encoding general stress protein; the protein is MLETRIVRNMTAVDAEVTSLKSSGYSNKQIYIFAKDEELAERIANDTQTLPYRVTKKSFFETLLSAVRSNRNDRIAQLSELGMTKDVAEGLEDEVRHGRIVIVGSKSDLLNPAFAASYVTDEATDYGAGVPKLEDEETTTTLPADQNVKLKDE
- a CDS encoding YciI family protein; translated protein: MHFLYVGYYNAEQMDALSKDEIDTLMARCDSLMEIFNEQVNVISDWHPGLATRAIYWRDGVVQTKEEPDRSKGEQIGSLIVFEARDFDQAMELASLHPTTQVAEGETYGWRAEVRPLSEES
- a CDS encoding putative quinol monooxygenase, translating into MYGLLTTFTTQPGQRDQVTRLLLEAATSLETHLDCRQYIISISDEPDVLYVREIWTDASAHLASLELPLTRQLIAQARPLLQHVERVLEDRPIGGKGL